In Melioribacteraceae bacterium 4301-Me, a genomic segment contains:
- the rpiB gene encoding ribose 5-phosphate isomerase B translates to MKKLITEFDVLKLIRLGATEIEIDENVIITPLAYDRIRHSNLKIIKRSSEEILKNSQASILPKKCVIGSDHTGVKLKAVLVDELKRKSFNVIDIGTFSEESVDYPDYAFAVAKKVLLNEVDFGILIDATGIPSAIAANKLPGIRAATCYNDFSAKSSREHNNANILVLGAKTLSNDEAKSILNIWLTTDFLGERHQRRLDKISAVEQKLLKKF, encoded by the coding sequence ATGAAAAAGCTAATTACTGAATTTGACGTTCTTAAGTTAATTAGACTTGGTGCAACCGAAATAGAGATTGATGAAAATGTTATTATTACTCCATTAGCTTATGACCGCATTCGTCACTCGAATTTAAAAATTATAAAACGAAGCAGTGAAGAGATATTAAAAAATTCACAGGCATCAATCCTCCCCAAAAAATGTGTTATTGGCTCAGACCATACAGGTGTTAAATTAAAAGCTGTTTTGGTGGATGAGCTCAAAAGAAAATCCTTTAACGTAATTGATATTGGTACATTTTCAGAAGAATCGGTTGATTACCCAGATTATGCTTTTGCAGTTGCTAAGAAAGTCTTGTTAAACGAAGTCGATTTTGGAATTTTAATAGATGCTACTGGTATTCCATCGGCAATTGCTGCAAATAAATTACCCGGTATTAGAGCTGCTACATGCTATAATGATTTTTCTGCTAAAAGTTCTCGCGAACACAACAATGCAAATATACTTGTATTAGGAGCGAAAACACTAAGCAATGATGAGGCAAAATCAATTTTGAACATCTGGCTTACAACAGATTTTTTAGGTGAAAGACACCAAAGAAGATTAGATAAAATTTCTGCCGTTGAACAAAAATTGTTAAAGAAATTTTAG
- a CDS encoding T9SS type A sorting domain-containing protein yields MNVPAHTNIDPHGDNDGLIIDYYENYFGYDFYWDYQNTYSQVGGYINPYQSSNPLHFLMYTTNQMANHFATQGPHYKPWNDNFWGNSSSEEINYLNSQNVYSFGVPTSINGPFDNNSIINVRNHMFPQAIRATAGLLYWFAKEADLLPQPLVSVSLGGDVTLYEGVTGHWYVGLINGIEPFTYNWQIMYLDGAGYLQSYESVKKEKEKKDKEKKKDGDIIIETVPSNEWIPIGTNSPEFSKPHNPYDLRDFKLRCIVTDATNTTKTSNELYVDVVSYPPPEFSIVQSNYEKQETSLAKEHETTQTPINYFLEQNYPNPFNPSTAISYKIKEKGFVSLKVYGVIGREIADLINETQEAGSHSVMFNADNLPSGVYIYTLRVNNFVQNKKMILLR; encoded by the coding sequence ATGAATGTACCGGCGCACACCAATATTGATCCTCATGGAGATAATGATGGTCTTATTATTGATTATTACGAAAATTATTTTGGATATGACTTCTATTGGGATTACCAAAATACCTATTCACAAGTAGGAGGTTATATAAATCCTTACCAATCGTCTAATCCGCTTCATTTCTTGATGTATACAACAAATCAGATGGCTAACCACTTTGCAACGCAAGGTCCTCATTATAAACCTTGGAACGATAACTTCTGGGGAAATTCTTCCTCAGAAGAAATTAATTATTTGAATTCACAAAATGTTTATTCTTTTGGAGTGCCCACTAGTATAAATGGACCTTTTGACAATAATAGCATCATAAATGTTCGTAATCATATGTTCCCTCAGGCAATCCGTGCAACTGCGGGCCTACTTTATTGGTTTGCAAAAGAAGCCGATTTGTTACCTCAACCACTGGTCTCCGTTTCTTTAGGAGGCGATGTAACACTATATGAAGGCGTAACAGGTCATTGGTACGTTGGTTTAATAAATGGTATAGAACCATTTACCTACAATTGGCAAATAATGTATTTAGATGGAGCTGGTTATTTACAATCTTATGAGAGCGTTAAAAAGGAAAAAGAGAAAAAAGATAAAGAAAAGAAAAAAGATGGTGATATCATTATTGAGACTGTACCGAGCAATGAATGGATACCGATTGGTACAAATTCACCTGAATTCAGCAAACCACATAACCCTTACGATTTACGTGATTTTAAGCTGAGATGTATTGTTACTGATGCTACAAACACCACAAAAACTTCAAATGAACTCTATGTTGATGTTGTCTCATATCCTCCACCGGAATTTTCCATCGTGCAAAGTAATTATGAGAAACAAGAAACTTCGCTTGCCAAAGAGCATGAGACAACTCAAACACCTATAAATTATTTTCTTGAGCAAAATTATCCCAATCCATTTAACCCGTCAACTGCCATCAGTTACAAAATCAAAGAAAAAGGATTTGTATCACTGAAAGTTTATGGTGTAATAGGAAGAGAAATTGCAGACCTTATAAATGAGACACAAGAAGCAGGTTCACATTCTGTTATGTTCAATGCAGACAATCTACCAAGCGGAGTTTACATTTACACTTTGCGCGTGAACAATTTTGTTCAAAATAAGAAGATGATCTTATTGAGATGA
- a CDS encoding dihydroorotate dehydrogenase, with product MNEVDLKIKIGKLELKNPVLLASGTVGYGNEISNFTDLSKIGGIVTKSVSLKPRKGNPPQRIVETPSGMLNAIGLVNVGVEVFIKEKIPFLREINTTLICNIAASTIEEYVECTKILDEQETIKAFEINVSCPNVKEGGLEFGNDVNAVGRITEKVRAATEKPVIIKLSPNVSRISEFAEIVKKEGGDAVSAINTLVGTSFDIWSRKPKLYNVTGGLSGPAIKPIALAKVLEISRNVDIPIIGIGGIMNWKDAVEFIICGASAVQIGTANFINPNAGVEIVEGMKNYCIKTSINKISDLVASYQIIDK from the coding sequence ATGAATGAAGTTGATCTTAAAATTAAAATAGGGAAGCTCGAACTTAAAAATCCAGTCTTACTTGCTTCAGGCACTGTAGGGTATGGAAATGAAATAAGCAATTTTACAGATTTAAGTAAGATTGGCGGCATTGTTACAAAATCAGTTTCATTAAAACCACGTAAAGGAAATCCGCCTCAGAGAATTGTAGAAACACCATCGGGTATGCTTAATGCAATTGGACTGGTAAATGTTGGGGTAGAAGTTTTTATTAAAGAAAAAATTCCTTTCTTAAGAGAGATTAACACTACTTTAATTTGCAATATTGCAGCAAGTACAATTGAAGAATATGTCGAATGCACAAAAATTTTAGATGAGCAGGAAACAATAAAAGCATTTGAAATAAATGTATCATGCCCAAATGTTAAAGAAGGCGGTCTCGAATTTGGAAATGATGTGAATGCAGTAGGAAGAATTACCGAAAAAGTACGTGCTGCTACTGAGAAGCCTGTAATAATAAAACTTTCGCCAAATGTGTCACGTATTTCTGAATTTGCTGAAATTGTAAAAAAAGAAGGTGGTGATGCTGTTTCTGCAATTAATACTTTGGTGGGAACATCGTTTGATATTTGGAGTCGTAAACCTAAATTGTACAATGTTACCGGAGGATTATCTGGACCTGCGATTAAACCTATAGCATTAGCCAAAGTTCTTGAGATTAGTAGAAATGTTGATATACCAATTATTGGTATTGGTGGAATAATGAACTGGAAAGATGCTGTTGAATTCATTATCTGCGGTGCTTCTGCTGTTCAAATAGGAACTGCTAATTTTATTAATCCTAATGCCGGCGTTGAAATTGTTGAAGGAATGAAAAATTATTGTATAAAAACCTCTATTAACAAAATAAGCGACTTAGTTGCTTCATATCAAATTATTGACAAATAA
- a CDS encoding mannose-1-phosphate guanylyltransferase: protein MEIYAVIMAGGAGTRFWPRSKEKKPKQLIRIIGSNTMIQDTVYRLKGLIDEEKIFIITNKIQKLKIKEQLPQINPKNIIDEPFGKNTAACIGLAAILLESYSNDALMVVLPADHIIKDVDLFQSTIKLAVDFAYSTKKLITIGIKPTRPETGYGYIQFDDKQLSQNIHKVLTFAEKPNFATARRFIESGDFLWNSGMFVWRVDVILNEIKTYMPDLYDGLQMVKNYIGTHEFEKVLTQVYGQLKNISIDYGILEKSDNVAVVKGDFYWNDVGSWEAVYEISEKNEDGNVIVGDVYTARTYGSYIFSPRKFTAVIGVENLIVIDTTDALLICHRNNAQEVREVVDYLKMNKRTELL, encoded by the coding sequence ATGGAAATTTATGCTGTTATAATGGCCGGAGGCGCTGGCACCAGATTTTGGCCTCGAAGTAAAGAGAAAAAACCAAAACAGCTGATTCGCATAATAGGTTCAAATACAATGATTCAAGATACTGTCTACAGGTTAAAGGGATTAATTGATGAAGAGAAAATTTTTATTATTACTAACAAGATTCAGAAGCTTAAAATTAAGGAGCAGTTACCTCAAATTAACCCCAAAAATATTATTGATGAACCATTTGGGAAAAATACAGCTGCATGTATTGGACTGGCAGCAATTTTGTTGGAAAGTTATTCTAATGATGCACTAATGGTAGTTTTACCAGCTGATCACATAATAAAAGATGTTGACTTGTTTCAGAGCACAATTAAGTTGGCTGTGGACTTTGCTTACTCAACGAAAAAATTAATTACAATAGGAATAAAGCCCACCCGTCCAGAAACTGGCTACGGTTATATTCAATTCGATGATAAACAATTAAGTCAAAACATTCACAAAGTTCTTACTTTTGCTGAAAAACCTAATTTTGCAACCGCAAGAAGATTTATTGAATCTGGGGATTTCCTTTGGAACTCCGGTATGTTTGTCTGGCGTGTTGATGTGATTTTAAACGAAATTAAAACTTATATGCCGGACCTCTACGATGGCTTGCAAATGGTTAAAAACTATATTGGCACTCACGAGTTTGAAAAGGTCTTAACCCAAGTTTATGGCCAGTTAAAAAATATTTCAATTGATTATGGGATATTAGAAAAATCTGATAATGTTGCAGTTGTAAAAGGAGATTTTTATTGGAATGATGTAGGAAGTTGGGAGGCTGTTTATGAAATTTCAGAGAAAAACGAAGATGGGAATGTGATAGTTGGTGATGTTTATACAGCCAGAACTTATGGCAGTTACATCTTTTCACCTCGAAAATTTACTGCTGTAATTGGTGTAGAAAATCTTATTGTAATTGATACAACAGATGCTTTGCTAATTTGTCACCGAAATAATGCACAAGAGGTGAGAGAAGTAGTAGATTATCTTAAAATGAACAAACGAACAGAGCTTCTGTAA
- a CDS encoding dihydroorotate dehydrogenase electron transfer subunit produces MLIEKARVESITEIENGIYLLKAFSPRIAESARPGQFCNIKVTDTDFPLLRRPFSICEVKNDNVYFMFDIHGEGTRLLSRKIKGDVLDILGPLGKGFNINDNFDTAVVIAGGLGAAPFPFLIDEILHDKKIYCFVGGKSKQNVIKYKMQNISISTDDGSEGFKGNVVDLFISSLEKFSENKIKVFACGPNIMLKALKEFCITKNINCEMSVECAMACGFGICQGCPIEKSNCDGYYLVCKDGPVFNAKDIKL; encoded by the coding sequence TTGTTAATCGAAAAGGCCCGCGTAGAATCCATTACCGAAATTGAAAACGGGATTTACTTACTTAAAGCATTTTCACCTCGAATTGCTGAAAGTGCAAGACCTGGTCAATTTTGTAATATAAAAGTAACAGATACAGATTTTCCTTTGCTACGCAGGCCATTTAGCATTTGCGAAGTTAAAAATGATAATGTTTACTTTATGTTTGATATCCACGGCGAAGGGACGCGATTGCTTTCGAGAAAAATAAAAGGTGATGTGCTGGATATTCTTGGTCCGCTTGGAAAAGGATTTAATATAAACGATAACTTCGATACTGCTGTAGTTATTGCCGGAGGTTTGGGTGCTGCTCCTTTCCCTTTTTTGATTGACGAAATACTACATGATAAAAAAATATACTGCTTTGTCGGCGGTAAGTCCAAACAAAATGTTATTAAGTATAAAATGCAAAACATTAGTATTTCTACTGATGACGGTTCAGAGGGATTTAAGGGCAATGTGGTAGATCTTTTTATAAGTTCTTTAGAGAAGTTTAGTGAAAATAAAATAAAAGTTTTTGCATGCGGTCCGAATATTATGCTGAAAGCACTTAAAGAATTCTGTATTACAAAAAACATCAATTGTGAAATGTCTGTTGAATGTGCTATGGCTTGCGGCTTTGGAATTTGTCAAGGCTGTCCAATTGAAAAATCGAACTGTGATGGATATTACCTAGTCTGCAAAGATGGTCCAGTTTTTAATGCAAAAGATATAAAATTATGA